A DNA window from Purpureocillium takamizusanense chromosome 9, complete sequence contains the following coding sequences:
- a CDS encoding uncharacterized protein (EggNog:ENOG503NW1G~antiSMASH:Cluster_9.1~COG:G) — MASARPEPKQRFLIWGGDGWIAGHLERLLSRQGKDVHTTTVRMENREAVMQEIARVGPTHILNAAGCTGRPNVDWCEDHKEATVRSNVIGALNLADCCFQANIHCTVFATGCIYQYDDAHPIGGPGYTEEDEPNFRGSFYSETKGHVEPIMKHYGNCLILRLRMPVSDDLHPRSFVTKIIGYDRVVNIPNSNTILHDLLPAAILLAEHDEMGVYNFTNPGAISHNEVLQLFKEIVRPGLTYKNFSVMEQAQVIKAGRSNCQLSTTKLVGKLREYDYVVPEVHDAYRRCFKRMRAGGIR; from the exons ATGGCATCTGCACGGCCGGAGCCAAAGCAACGCTTCCTCATCTGGGGCGGAGATGGCTGGATTGCCGGTCACCTCGAAAGACTCCTCAGCCGCCAGGGCAAAGACGtacacaccaccaccgtaCGTATGGAGAATCGCGAGGCCGTCATGCAGGAAATCGCCAGGGTCGGCCCTACTCAcatcctcaacgccgccggctgcaCCGGAAGGCCCAATGTCGACTGGTGTGAGGACCACAAGGAAGCGACTGTTCGATCCAACGTCATCGGAGCACTCAACCTGGCCGACTGCTGTTTTCAGGCTAATATTCACTGCACCGTCTTTGCGACGGGCTGCATCTACCAGTATGACGATGCTCACCCCATTGGCGGGCCTGGATACACGGAGGAAGACGAGCCAAACTTTCGCGGCAGCTTCTACTCGGAGACCAAGGGCCACGTTGAGCCT ATTATGAAGCACTATGGCAACTGCTTGATACTCCGTCTACGCATGCCGGTCAGCGACGACCTTCACCCGCGCAGCTTTGTCACCAAGATCATAGGATATGACCGCGTCGTCAATATCCCGAATAGCAATACCATTCTCCACGACctcttgcccgccgccatcctcttGGCTGAACACGACGAAATGGGTGTTTATAATTTTACGAACCCAGGCGCCATCTCACACAATGAGGTCCTTCAGCTCTTCAAGGAGATTGTCCGACCAGGCCTGACCTATAAAAACTTTAGCGTCATGGAACAAGCGCAGGTTATCAAGGCAGGGCGCAGCAACTGCCAGTTAAGCACGACCAAGCTCGTGGGAAAGCTTCGCGAGTACGATTACGTCGTTCCGGAGGTGCATGATGCCTACCGCCGCTGCTTCAAGAGGATGAGAGCCGGCGGGATTCGTTAG
- the CAJ1 gene encoding DnaJ-like protein (COG:O~EggNog:ENOG503NXFB~antiSMASH:Cluster_9.1): MVVDTAYYDTLGVQPTATELEIKKAYRKLAIIHHPDKNPNDPTAHEKFQAIGEAYQVLSDKELRGAYDKFGKDHAKPQEGFADPAEFFTSIFGGEAFVDWIGEISLMKDLTATMDITMKEEIEEAEAQAQAEAAAQEGAAAAKDDADFPGTEEAKKASLKEQTTAAEGAAAAAPPPTVVVEDEKGAPKAPSPGVAPTPPVRSNATSPAPSSSSRSRTQIPLRPALTEKAHSESPDRELSEEALKQKEKKKGGLSKEQREQLAEFERERARVRKERVDMLSQKLLDRISVWTETDKGSDVTKAFREKMRLEVENLKMESFGIDILHAIGHTYVSKASGLLRSQKFLGIGGFFSRLKDKGTLVKDTWNTISSAIDAQQTMEDMAKMEEKGGDDWTDEKRVEYERRVTGKILTAAWRGSKFEIQSVLREVCDAVLYDKKVPLSKRLERAQALVLIGDVFNKAARSPEEEGDYLVFEQLVAEAAMKKDKDEEKRKKDKKGGHHHHHETAEATAAEAPNVPKQ; the protein is encoded by the exons ATGGTCGTCGACACGGCCTACTACGACACCCTGGGTGTGCAGCCTACGGCCACTGAGCTGGAGATCAAGAAGGCTTACCGCAAGCTGGCCATCATCCACCACCCTG ACAAGAACCCCAACGACCCGACCGCACACGAAAAGTTCCAGGCCATTGGCGAGGCATACCAGGTGCTGTCCGATAaggagctgcgcggcgcATACGACAAGTTCGGCAAGGACCATGCTAAGCCTCAGGAGGGATTtgccgacccggccgagtTCTTCACCTCGATATTCGGAGGCGAGGCATTTGTCGACTGGATCGGCGAGATCAGTCTGATGAAGGACCTCACGGCTACAATGGACATCACCATGAAGGAGGAGATagaggaggccgaggcccaggcccaggcAGAAGCTGCCGCGCAGGagggcgctgcggcggccaaAGATGATGCTGATTTCCCGGGCACCGaagaggccaagaaggcgaGCCTGAAAGAGcagaccaccgccgccgaaggtgccgccgcggctgctcCGCCACCGACAGTagttgtcgaggacgagaagggTGCTCCCAAGGCGCCCTCTCCTGGTgtcgcgccgacgccgcccgtccggTCGAATGCCACGtctcccgcgccgtcgtcgagctctcGAAGCCGAACGCAGATCCCGCTCCGGCCGGCCCTCACCGAAAAGGCGCACAGCGAGTCTCCCGATCGCGAGCTGtccgaggaggcgctcaagcaaaaggagaagaagaaaggcgGGCTCAGCAAGGAGCAGCGtgagcagcttgccgagTTCGAAAGGGAGCGTGCCCGCGTCCGCAAGGAGCGGGTAGACATGCTGTCGCAGAAGCTGCTCGATCGGATCAGTGTCTGGACCGAGACGGACAAGGGCTCCGACGTAACCAAGGCATTCCGAGAGAAGATGCGTCTCGAGGTAGAGAACCTCAAGATGGAGTCGTTCGGCATCGACATTCTTCACGCCATCGGGCACACGTACGTCTCCAAGGCCTCTGGCCTGCTGCGCAGTCAAAAGTTCCTTGGAATTGGCGGCTTCTTCAGCCGCTTGAAGGACAAGGGCACGCTCGTCAAGGACACCTGGAACACCATCAGCAGCGCCATTGACGCGCAGCAGACCATGGAGGACATGGCCaagatggaggagaagggtGGCGACGACTGGACCGACGAGAAGCGCGTCGAGTACGAGCGTCGTGTCACGGGAAAGATTCTCACTGCGGCATGGAGAGGCAGCAAGTTTGAGATCCAGAGCGTGCTTCGCGAAGTCTGCGACGCTGTGCTTTACGACAAGAAGGTCCCGCTCTCGAAGCGCCTGGAACGCGCACAGGCTCTCGTCCTGATAGGCGACGTCTTCAACAAG GCTGCGCGATCAccagaggaagaaggcgactacctcgtcttcgagcagctcgttgccgaggcggccatgaaGAAAGAtaaggacgaggagaagcggaagaaggacaagaagggcggccatcatcatcatcacgagaccgccgaggccacggcTGCGGAAGCTCCCAATGTGCCGAAGCAATAA
- a CDS encoding Cytochrome-b5 reductase (BUSCO:EOG09264EGS~EggNog:ENOG503P2DH~antiSMASH:Cluster_9.1~COG:C), protein MGLLGTSVIFASLIYLIVYRRDWLLVSMLQWLGLRGPSSPPAEGALHEKEGMKREDTQPVGDTAPRIRNDSKASNGSARMPSSAGGPTTTGNARRDMLAMPPPPLPPTIQPPTIDEPESPTTPKASASRPLQPVPTFTLSDEPPATPTSTGMMPPPPRPSRPSPGGRVPTLPQFPAANSAQRARGPVPNRGPPSLSPGGLAPPPTHSSKPQKPSRKIILEPGHSPLDWARISGPNADLRGLDASTPFLRVTPSMLKRQTGRKGKDAWMAINGKVYNVTPYAKFHPGGVPELMRGAGRDGTKLFGEIHPWVNYETMLAACLVGLLVEEPEAGKEESEMDKMD, encoded by the coding sequence ATGGGCCTCTTGGGGACGTCCGTCATCTTCGCTTCACTCATCTACCTCATCGTCTACCGCCGCGACTGGCTGCTCGTTTCGATGTTGCAATGGCTCGGCCTCCGGGggcccagcagccccccGGCCGAAGGGGCCCTACACGAGAAGGAGGGGATGAAGAGGGAAGACACACAACCAGTGGGcgacacggcgccgaggataCGCAACGATTCAAAGGCGAGTAACGGCAGTGCACGAatgccgtcgtccgccggcGGACCGACGACAACGGGCAACGCGCGGCGCGACATGCTAGCCATGCCGCCCCCACCACTTCCCCCGACGATCCAGCCGCCGACcatcgacgagcccgagagcccgacgacgcccaaggcTTCTGCCAGTCGCCCTCTGCAACCCGTACCGACCTTCACGCTCTCCGACGAGCCCCCCGCCACGCCAACGTCTACGGGCATGATGCCCCCTCCTCCGAGGCCAtcgcgcccctcgcccggcggccgcgtcccgACTCTTCCGCAGTTCCCAGCCGCCAActccgcccagcgcgcccgcggccctgTTCCCAACCGCGGTCCCCCCTCGCTGTCccccggcggcctcgcccctCCGCCCACGCACTCCTCCAAGCCGCAGAAGCCCTCGCGCAAGATCATCCTCGAACCAGGCCACTCGCCGCTCGACTGGGCGCGCATCTCTGGCCCCAACGCGGACCTCCGCGGCCTGGACGCCTCCACGCCCTTTCTGCGCGTCACTCCGTCCATGCTCAAGCGCCAGACGGGccgcaagggcaaggacgcTTGGATGGCCATCAACGGAAAGGTCTACAACGTTACGCCGTACGCAAAGTTCCACCCCGGAGGTGTGCCGGAGCTGATGCGCGGTgcgggccgcgacggcaccaaACTCTTTGGCGAGATTCACCCCTGGGTGAACTACGAGACTATGCTGGCGGCCTGCTTGGTCGGGTTGCTCGTGGAAGAGCCGGAGGCTGGCAAGGAAGAGAGCGAGATGGACAAGATGGACTAG